A part of Flexistipes sp. genomic DNA contains:
- a CDS encoding FecCD family ABC transporter permease, protein MQNVKKINQVTYSKIFFYFLICFAVSVSIIFFSLSFGGKFINPFDFFASENSVFMSLRLPRVLADFMVGAGLSIVGCSFQTFFRNPLADPFILGIAGAAAVGVAFSLFLGVSGFIPTQILSLSFALVTIFFVYWAAGGLSSVTANSLILVGVGLNFFFTSIITFFNSVLSESFTKDLLMWYLGSTVFLDLNIVLISLLIVIALSAVLYMQSGKLNVYLLGESFAVNSGVSIKQFSLIIYITGSLITSVSVALCGAIGFVGIIIPHIVKIIAGLDHRLNMILCFFAGGSFLVIIDTFFKTAFFPYEVPIGAVTAIIGTPFFIYILRRRI, encoded by the coding sequence ATGCAAAATGTTAAAAAAATTAATCAGGTAACCTATTCAAAGATTTTCTTTTACTTTTTAATCTGTTTTGCTGTAAGTGTCAGTATTATTTTTTTCAGCCTTTCTTTTGGCGGTAAATTTATTAATCCTTTTGATTTTTTCGCATCTGAGAATTCTGTTTTTATGTCACTGCGGCTGCCCAGAGTGCTGGCTGATTTTATGGTGGGCGCGGGATTATCCATTGTTGGGTGCAGTTTTCAGACGTTTTTCAGAAACCCCCTTGCTGACCCTTTTATTTTGGGGATAGCCGGAGCGGCCGCGGTGGGGGTGGCGTTTTCTCTTTTTCTCGGTGTATCCGGATTTATCCCAACGCAGATATTAAGCCTTAGCTTTGCGCTTGTTACAATATTTTTTGTATACTGGGCAGCCGGTGGGCTGAGCTCTGTTACTGCCAATTCTCTGATATTGGTGGGAGTGGGGCTGAATTTCTTTTTTACATCAATTATCACTTTTTTTAATTCGGTACTCTCGGAAAGTTTTACAAAAGATCTGCTTATGTGGTATCTGGGCAGTACTGTCTTTCTTGATCTTAATATCGTTCTTATCAGTCTTTTGATAGTGATTGCTTTATCCGCTGTTCTTTATATGCAGAGCGGTAAATTGAATGTATATCTGCTTGGGGAATCTTTTGCCGTTAACTCGGGTGTCAGTATAAAGCAATTTTCACTGATTATTTATATTACCGGCTCACTTATTACTTCGGTATCTGTGGCTCTGTGCGGTGCGATAGGTTTTGTGGGGATTATTATTCCGCACATTGTAAAAATTATTGCAGGACTTGATCACAGACTGAATATGATACTCTGTTTCTTTGCAGGCGGGAGTTTTCTGGTTATTATAGATACATTTTTTAAGACAGCTTTTTTCCCTTATGAGGTTCCTATAGGTGCAGTTACAGCAATAATCGGGACACCGTTTTTTATATATATACTTAGAAGGCGTATATGA
- a CDS encoding ABC transporter ATP-binding protein, with product MNIGLRNLKIRYNTGFTLDIDNLFFPSGMITGILGPNGSGKSTLLKLISGIIDSQAGEITAGGKDIKTLSKAEVARCISYVPPQLDNFPMIRVFNLLEAGRYPYSLGFGILDKKDNEKINEALEICDLTEKKDFFLNQLSSGELQRALIAKAIAQDTEIVLMDEPFSNLDPKFTLKIIEIIESIKMNKTIIIAVHDVNIAHYLCDKLVGLKDGKLYFAFDNSSEFDVEKINSLYEVNFRCTDGNVFLDFK from the coding sequence ATGAATATTGGTCTCAGGAATCTTAAGATTAGATACAATACGGGCTTTACACTTGATATTGATAATCTCTTTTTCCCTTCGGGAATGATTACCGGTATTTTAGGTCCTAATGGAAGCGGGAAAAGTACACTTCTGAAACTGATATCAGGTATAATTGATTCACAGGCCGGTGAAATTACTGCCGGTGGTAAAGATATCAAGACACTCTCTAAAGCTGAAGTGGCAAGGTGCATATCCTATGTGCCGCCTCAGTTGGATAATTTTCCTATGATCAGGGTTTTTAATCTGCTTGAGGCTGGGAGATATCCCTATTCTTTGGGGTTTGGAATTCTGGATAAAAAGGATAATGAAAAAATTAATGAAGCCCTTGAAATATGTGATTTGACAGAAAAAAAAGATTTTTTCCTTAATCAGCTTTCTTCCGGAGAATTGCAGCGGGCACTTATAGCCAAAGCCATTGCCCAGGATACCGAAATTGTTCTCATGGATGAACCGTTTTCCAACCTTGACCCGAAGTTTACCCTGAAGATTATAGAAATAATAGAATCCATTAAAATGAATAAAACCATTATTATTGCAGTTCATGATGTTAATATAGCCCACTATTTATGCGATAAACTGGTAGGGCTGAAAGATGGTAAGCTATATTTTGCATTTGACAACAGCTCAGAATTTGATGTAGAAAAGATTAATAGTCTGTATGAAGTGAATTTCAGGTGTACGGACGGTAATGTTTTTTTAGATTTTAAATAA
- a CDS encoding TonB-dependent receptor — protein sequence MRILITIFFMLLSINVYAVTLEGINVFGEMYTKEDLSRNPSVEVINRKKIDKLSPSSTLDLLSYAAGLQIKSYSKVSSTISMGGFVGDKAAFNNVILVNGRQVNPVDMSSFDINSIPVEMIERVEIYYGPNSVLFGDRATGGAINIITRKPVRSGGYLKAEGGSYDTSEYFAQGTFSGERFSLLFNADKYRTDGYRDNGEYYKESFSGETTYYGEKFDIGVNGLYIDKEYGLPGGLSEIDIKQFGRQHSNSPDDGSDDYEWLIGGNAKLYTGYGNFILDVSQYKRHRDTNWVSYSMNRKDEIESFSVDPSYIYTIENNGYSNKLIAGYSNKNTDLEVFTSNSELNREKESFYLSDTVNIHKTVLETGYRYSKIEDDYKDIDKRKDYDADAYFVKIGYELGKNNFIYIKYDKSFRFPTTDEINEFGGLNSEIEEQTNKTYEIGFKREHDSYHFDALVYKQESNDEIFTNPDYTFMGTEPANTNLDTKKTVFLARFGLNRKNAVFDVAYTYTDSEIDEDPWKGNTVPLVSKHTVKTNIGYRFENGFGMYYFYRYFSEFYQGNDYDNAAGKVDDYSISDVKISYNFGNIEAYLKINNIFDEEYSNYVIYSDFSGSSYYPAAERNYLAGVKVTF from the coding sequence ATGAGAATTTTAATAACCATTTTTTTTATGTTGTTATCTATAAATGTTTATGCAGTCACGCTGGAGGGAATAAATGTTTTCGGTGAAATGTATACAAAAGAGGACTTAAGCAGAAATCCTTCAGTAGAAGTTATCAACAGAAAGAAGATTGATAAGCTTTCCCCGTCCTCAACTCTTGATCTTTTGAGTTACGCTGCAGGTTTGCAGATAAAATCCTACAGTAAAGTCAGTTCAACGATTTCCATGGGCGGTTTTGTGGGGGACAAAGCGGCTTTTAATAATGTTATACTTGTAAACGGCAGACAAGTTAACCCAGTTGATATGAGCTCTTTTGATATCAATTCAATCCCCGTTGAAATGATAGAAAGGGTGGAGATATATTACGGCCCCAACTCTGTACTTTTCGGTGACAGGGCAACTGGAGGAGCGATTAATATAATTACAAGAAAGCCGGTGCGAAGCGGCGGCTATCTGAAAGCTGAAGGCGGCTCTTATGATACATCAGAGTATTTTGCCCAGGGGACATTTTCCGGTGAGCGCTTTTCTCTGCTGTTTAATGCCGATAAATACAGAACCGACGGTTACAGGGACAACGGAGAGTATTACAAAGAAAGTTTCAGCGGCGAAACTACATATTATGGAGAAAAATTTGATATAGGGGTTAACGGTTTGTACATTGACAAGGAATACGGACTGCCAGGCGGCCTCAGTGAGATTGATATAAAACAATTCGGCAGACAACATTCAAATTCTCCTGATGACGGCAGTGATGACTATGAATGGCTCATTGGAGGCAATGCTAAACTTTATACAGGATACGGGAATTTTATACTGGATGTTTCACAGTACAAAAGACACAGGGATACAAACTGGGTTTCTTACTCGATGAATAGAAAGGATGAAATTGAAAGTTTTTCTGTAGACCCTTCCTACATTTATACAATAGAAAATAACGGATATTCAAATAAACTTATAGCCGGCTACTCCAACAAAAACACAGATCTGGAAGTATTTACCAGTAACAGCGAATTAAACAGAGAAAAAGAAAGTTTTTACCTCTCTGATACCGTAAATATTCACAAGACTGTGCTGGAAACCGGATACCGGTATTCAAAAATAGAGGACGATTACAAAGATATAGATAAAAGAAAAGACTATGATGCTGATGCTTACTTTGTAAAAATCGGTTACGAACTGGGTAAAAACAATTTCATTTATATAAAATATGACAAAAGTTTTCGTTTCCCCACAACGGATGAAATCAATGAATTCGGCGGATTGAACTCCGAAATTGAGGAGCAGACCAATAAAACTTATGAGATAGGCTTTAAAAGGGAGCATGACTCTTATCATTTCGATGCATTGGTATACAAACAGGAATCCAATGATGAAATCTTCACAAACCCAGATTATACTTTCATGGGGACAGAACCTGCCAACACGAATCTGGATACTAAGAAGACTGTTTTTTTAGCAAGATTCGGTTTAAACAGAAAAAATGCAGTGTTCGATGTGGCATACACGTATACCGACTCTGAGATCGATGAAGACCCCTGGAAAGGTAATACTGTACCACTGGTTTCAAAACATACCGTTAAAACAAATATAGGTTATAGGTTTGAGAACGGTTTTGGTATGTATTATTTTTACCGTTATTTCAGTGAGTTTTATCAGGGCAATGATTATGACAATGCAGCCGGAAAAGTTGACGACTACAGTATAAGTGATGTCAAAATCAGCTATAATTTTGGTAATATTGAGGCGTATTTAAAAATTAATAATATTTTTGATGAGGAATACAGCAATTATGTTATCTATAGCGATTTTTCGGGATCAAGTTACTATCCGGCTGCCGAAAGGAATTATTTAGCCGGTGTTAAAGTCACATTCTAA
- a CDS encoding energy transducer TonB, with the protein MNSPLLILFVVLSGLFHFILAGMIVFPYSKNHQTARSIAVSFYKIDNIQNSKKTKQAKSAGIVDKERINKKSIKSEKVHKEPKTEKRTEKKIEKKTSEKAGSNRKKAEADEYKTPTNSESGKKVVVERNLSKLTFNNERKREISQRSSLKVVKNSWNDEEKSKYLQHIRKEITSRIEYPSIAKRRGLEDKVLLSFKIRKDGTLGEIEIAKESSYSILNDAVLKAVENVIVTEKPQEEIAVNIPVSFTLK; encoded by the coding sequence GTGAATTCCCCTCTGCTTATACTTTTTGTAGTATTATCAGGGCTGTTTCATTTTATCCTTGCCGGTATGATTGTATTTCCTTATTCAAAAAATCATCAGACTGCCCGCTCAATTGCAGTAAGTTTTTATAAAATAGACAATATTCAAAATTCCAAAAAAACGAAACAAGCGAAATCTGCAGGCATTGTTGATAAAGAAAGAATAAATAAAAAATCAATAAAGTCGGAGAAAGTTCATAAAGAGCCTAAAACTGAGAAACGTACCGAAAAAAAAATTGAGAAAAAGACATCGGAAAAAGCAGGGAGTAATAGGAAAAAGGCAGAAGCTGATGAATATAAGACACCGACTAATAGTGAGAGCGGCAAAAAAGTAGTAGTTGAACGCAATTTGTCAAAACTAACGTTTAATAATGAAAGAAAGCGTGAAATAAGCCAAAGAAGCAGTCTTAAAGTGGTAAAAAACAGCTGGAACGATGAAGAAAAGAGTAAGTATCTGCAGCATATACGCAAAGAAATAACAAGCCGGATTGAATATCCTTCTATTGCAAAAAGAAGAGGACTTGAGGATAAAGTATTATTATCGTTTAAGATCAGAAAAGACGGGACTCTGGGAGAAATTGAGATAGCAAAAGAAAGTTCTTATTCAATTTTGAACGATGCAGTGTTAAAAGCTGTTGAGAATGTTATTGTTACAGAGAAGCCTCAAGAAGAAATAGCAGTTAATATTCCGGTAAGTTTTACGTTAAAATGA
- a CDS encoding cytochrome c biogenesis CcdA family protein → MENLSFYSAFFAGVLSFLSPCVLPLLPGYISFISGESIESLTKGGRHAPRLKAFLGAVFFGLGFTLIFVMLGASATSIGQLLNEYKGVLAKIAGIVVIILGLHMLGVFKIQKLLNQKKWNYQKKNKGPFYIEAFLLGVAFVFGWTPCIGPILGGILAMASQEATVSQGMLLLFTYSLGLWIPFLISALALGFVIGGIRKAGKTMIIVEKIAGILLIVIGLLMLTDLLTVIVSYLTRWFPFLSSF, encoded by the coding sequence ATGGAAAATTTATCGTTTTACAGTGCATTTTTTGCCGGAGTACTTTCATTTTTGTCCCCATGTGTTCTCCCTCTTTTGCCGGGGTATATCTCATTTATATCCGGTGAAAGTATAGAATCCCTCACCAAAGGGGGGCGCCATGCCCCGCGCCTGAAAGCTTTTCTCGGAGCAGTCTTTTTCGGTTTGGGTTTTACGCTGATTTTTGTAATGCTGGGTGCAAGTGCCACAAGTATAGGGCAGCTGCTTAATGAATATAAAGGCGTTTTGGCAAAAATTGCCGGGATTGTTGTTATTATCCTTGGTCTTCATATGCTGGGTGTCTTTAAAATCCAAAAGTTATTAAATCAGAAAAAATGGAACTATCAGAAAAAAAATAAGGGACCTTTTTATATTGAAGCCTTCCTTCTCGGTGTGGCTTTTGTTTTCGGCTGGACACCCTGTATAGGCCCCATCCTCGGCGGTATACTCGCTATGGCTTCACAGGAAGCAACGGTTTCACAGGGAATGTTGCTGCTTTTCACTTATTCCCTTGGATTATGGATTCCTTTTTTAATTTCTGCTCTTGCACTCGGTTTTGTAATAGGTGGAATAAGGAAAGCGGGTAAAACAATGATAATCGTGGAAAAAATTGCCGGTATTTTGCTTATAGTTATTGGTCTGCTTATGCTCACCGATTTATTAACGGTTATTGTTTCATATCTAACAAGATGGTTTCCTTTTCTATCCTCATTTTAA
- a CDS encoding cytochrome c maturation protein CcmE has product MKKSKFLIAGLIVVAAVGYLIISGFNSSSVYYLEVSELVKKPSAYSEKGLRVSGDVKNGTVQKDVVNQHLEFVMSDKKGSEINVVYNGIIPDAFNEDVQVIIEGEYSKKTNTFKARTLLAKCPSKYEAKVEKKS; this is encoded by the coding sequence ATGAAAAAGAGTAAGTTTTTAATAGCCGGGCTTATTGTTGTAGCAGCAGTGGGTTATCTGATAATTTCCGGTTTTAATTCCAGCAGTGTTTACTACCTTGAGGTTAGCGAATTGGTGAAAAAACCTTCTGCTTATTCTGAAAAAGGTCTGAGGGTAAGTGGTGATGTAAAAAACGGTACTGTACAAAAGGATGTGGTTAATCAGCATTTGGAATTTGTTATGTCTGACAAAAAAGGATCTGAAATAAATGTTGTATATAATGGAATAATCCCCGATGCTTTTAATGAAGATGTACAGGTTATTATTGAAGGTGAGTATTCCAAGAAAACGAATACTTTTAAAGCCAGAACCCTGTTGGCAAAATGCCCATCAAAATACGAAGCTAAAGTTGAGAAAAAATCGTAA
- a CDS encoding c-type heme family protein: MFKSIQAKVNAIITVVLVLVFLFFSFFLDAKLRENAWQQKIKQAQLLYQQLSFLKTYIGKHRGIWIKNPKGDDFILKEGNFGRKNTSIVLGDLSEQAVGNNMYNFKVVSPYPIKKRNKADAFETQALMQFKTKGTDTEIYKINKKDKVLRYIKPMVTKEFCIKCHPEYTVGDINGGISITIPIQDTLKEIKSSRIYFGIFGISTLIIVLVSLILILSNIVTKPIKQLTDRAEKISTGDISISTATEREDEIGALSNAIERLRISIKKLMK, from the coding sequence ATGTTTAAATCAATTCAGGCGAAAGTTAACGCAATCATTACGGTGGTTTTAGTACTGGTTTTTTTGTTTTTCAGCTTTTTTCTCGATGCGAAACTAAGGGAAAATGCATGGCAGCAAAAGATTAAGCAGGCACAGTTATTGTATCAGCAGCTGAGTTTCCTAAAAACTTACATCGGCAAACACAGGGGAATTTGGATAAAAAATCCAAAAGGTGACGACTTCATTTTAAAAGAAGGAAATTTCGGCAGAAAAAATACTTCCATTGTGCTCGGTGATTTATCAGAGCAAGCTGTGGGTAACAACATGTATAACTTTAAAGTTGTCAGTCCCTATCCCATAAAAAAACGCAACAAAGCAGATGCATTCGAAACCCAGGCTCTTATGCAGTTTAAAACAAAGGGAACAGATACGGAAATTTACAAAATAAATAAAAAAGACAAGGTTCTCAGATATATAAAACCTATGGTTACAAAAGAGTTTTGCATAAAATGCCATCCGGAATACACCGTAGGAGACATTAACGGCGGAATAAGCATTACAATTCCCATTCAGGATACATTAAAGGAAATCAAGAGTTCTAGAATCTATTTCGGAATTTTTGGCATATCGACACTTATTATTGTACTCGTATCCCTGATACTTATCTTATCAAATATAGTTACAAAACCGATTAAACAACTAACGGACAGAGCTGAAAAAATAAGTACAGGCGATATTTCGATATCTACAGCCACAGAAAGGGAGGACGAAATAGGAGCACTGTCTAACGCAATCGAACGATTGAGAATAAGCATTAAAAAACTTATGAAGTAA
- a CDS encoding methylated-DNA--[protein]-cysteine S-methyltransferase: MDLYYNFRSIVNLKLSFNDYNNNLDSVSFSSSPENALLSNNISTKQQQKILHILDNYENNPGIDLSVLNFRRMSDFAYNIYSVLSKIPIGQTITYSTLAEKAGKPRAARPAGTLMKSNAFALIIPCHRVVGKNNIGGFSSGLRLKERLLKFEQFFI, encoded by the coding sequence ATGGACCTTTATTATAACTTCAGAAGTATAGTAAATCTTAAGCTCAGTTTCAACGATTATAACAATAATCTTGACTCTGTAAGTTTTTCATCTTCACCTGAAAATGCCCTGCTGTCAAATAATATAAGTACTAAACAACAGCAAAAAATACTGCACATTCTTGACAACTATGAAAATAATCCTGGGATTGACTTGTCTGTTCTCAACTTTCGAAGAATGTCTGATTTTGCTTACAATATTTATTCCGTTTTATCAAAAATACCTATAGGACAAACTATTACCTACTCAACACTTGCAGAAAAAGCAGGGAAACCAAGGGCAGCAAGACCCGCCGGCACTTTGATGAAGTCAAATGCTTTTGCCTTAATTATTCCATGCCACCGGGTGGTGGGCAAAAATAATATAGGAGGCTTTTCTTCAGGGTTGAGGTTAAAAGAGAGGCTGCTGAAGTTCGAGCAGTTTTTCATATAA
- a CDS encoding RsmB/NOP family class I SAM-dependent RNA methyltransferase: protein MPDKFRRRLLSLLLSFYNSQHNGSSYLEEDFFEDSGYQRIYRKIYFNIFRNLGFIERILTEHTKNLKDKKAKSLLVLGTSQIFFMDDIPDYACINETVKLAPVYLKKFINATLRNIARNREVLIQSYSIKENFPDWFVQKWSNLFSNDSELDYFLNFLNKSPEFHSINLDSLTPEPYIKNTNRSYPMDLASFYIPMLSGNIRASSIMDACAAPGGKTLVLSQLHPNAKITALEKDSKRSDILAHNVKKYNADNVRIINEDFLNFNLKNQEKFDLILLDAPCTGLGTMKRHPEIRWLRTREDIKKMASYQNKFLEKASQLVTHGGYILYSVCSLEAEEGIDVINKFIDSNPNFKILTPDVHYIPSDFFWDKFYYTLPHKTLTDGFFAALLKNTA, encoded by the coding sequence ATGCCTGATAAATTCAGAAGGAGGCTTTTAAGCCTCCTTCTTTCTTTCTACAATTCACAGCACAACGGCTCCTCATATCTGGAAGAAGACTTTTTCGAAGACAGCGGATATCAGCGTATTTACAGAAAGATTTATTTCAATATTTTCAGAAACCTCGGCTTTATTGAAAGAATACTGACTGAACACACAAAAAACCTTAAAGATAAAAAAGCTAAATCACTTCTTGTCCTCGGAACGTCACAGATTTTTTTTATGGACGATATCCCTGATTATGCATGTATTAATGAAACAGTAAAGTTAGCCCCTGTATATTTGAAAAAATTTATAAATGCTACACTGAGGAATATAGCCCGCAACAGAGAAGTACTTATTCAATCGTACTCGATAAAAGAAAACTTCCCGGATTGGTTTGTACAAAAGTGGTCTAACTTATTTTCCAATGACAGTGAGCTGGATTATTTCTTAAATTTTTTAAACAAAAGCCCTGAATTTCATTCAATAAACCTGGACAGCCTGACACCGGAGCCTTACATAAAGAATACAAACCGCTCTTATCCAATGGATTTGGCTTCATTTTATATTCCCATGCTTAGCGGTAATATCAGAGCTTCCTCCATTATGGATGCATGCGCAGCACCCGGGGGGAAAACTCTTGTACTATCACAACTACACCCCAATGCAAAAATCACCGCTTTGGAAAAAGACAGCAAAAGGTCTGATATTCTCGCTCACAATGTAAAAAAATATAATGCTGATAATGTCAGAATAATAAATGAAGACTTTTTAAATTTTAATCTGAAAAATCAGGAAAAATTTGACTTGATCCTTCTGGATGCACCTTGTACCGGTCTTGGGACAATGAAAAGGCATCCGGAAATACGCTGGCTCAGAACAAGAGAAGACATTAAAAAGATGGCTTCTTACCAGAACAAATTTTTGGAAAAAGCTTCGCAGCTTGTCACACACGGTGGTTACATTCTTTACAGCGTCTGTTCGCTTGAAGCAGAAGAGGGTATTGATGTTATCAATAAGTTTATAGACTCAAACCCAAATTTTAAAATTTTGACACCGGATGTTCATTATATACCCTCAGATTTCTTTTGGGACAAATTTTATTATACCCTGCCTCACAAGACACTTACAGACGGTTTTTTTGCAGCATTGTTAAAAAATACAGCTTAG
- the htpX gene encoding zinc metalloprotease HtpX, translated as MNTNSMKTVFFMVLLMVLFIGLGGILAGRTGMIIAFVIAMGINFFTYWFSDKMVLKMYKAKPVTESEAPELYSIVQRLATKGQLPMPKVYIIQNPSPNAFATGRNPKHAAVAVTTGLKELLTADELEGVLAHEMAHVHGRDILIGTLAATIAGAIMMLADWAQWALIFGMGDDEDNPLGIAGIIIAMIVAPLAAMMVQMAISRSREYLADQKGASLCGNPQALASALRKISAGVQKTPMKANAATTHMLIMNPLKGKNLANLFSTHPPVEERIKRLENMAYA; from the coding sequence ATGAACACGAACTCAATGAAAACAGTATTTTTTATGGTACTGTTGATGGTTCTCTTCATAGGTCTGGGAGGAATCCTGGCCGGGAGAACCGGCATGATCATAGCTTTTGTTATAGCTATGGGTATAAATTTTTTCACATACTGGTTCAGTGATAAGATGGTTTTGAAAATGTACAAAGCGAAACCGGTAACCGAAAGTGAAGCTCCGGAACTTTACAGTATTGTACAGAGACTGGCAACAAAAGGACAGCTGCCGATGCCAAAAGTTTATATAATCCAGAACCCCTCACCTAATGCCTTTGCAACGGGCAGAAATCCAAAACACGCAGCAGTGGCCGTAACAACCGGCCTCAAAGAGTTACTCACTGCTGATGAGCTGGAAGGTGTATTGGCTCATGAAATGGCACATGTACACGGCAGAGATATCCTTATAGGCACATTGGCAGCAACCATTGCCGGTGCTATTATGATGTTAGCCGACTGGGCTCAATGGGCGCTTATTTTCGGTATGGGAGATGATGAAGACAATCCACTCGGTATAGCAGGAATAATTATTGCAATGATTGTGGCCCCTTTGGCAGCAATGATGGTGCAAATGGCTATATCCAGATCAAGAGAATATCTGGCTGATCAGAAAGGTGCAAGCTTATGCGGCAATCCTCAAGCATTGGCAAGTGCATTGAGAAAGATCTCAGCAGGAGTACAGAAAACCCCAATGAAAGCCAATGCAGCAACCACCCATATGCTTATAATGAATCCACTTAAAGGAAAAAATTTAGCAAATCTTTTTTCGACACACCCTCCGGTGGAAGAAAGGATTAAACGTCTCGAAAATATGGCATATGCCTGA
- a CDS encoding DUF116 domain-containing protein, with translation MDNRLKPEKKRLFIILLSIVGSTLVVLTGLFWYISYKGLDSISKFAGNIFTLLILAFGVFLLFSVLVLVFTMISGKQSKIASKLRGPLNKLLFPLVIKVSKLLHLDKDRITRSFIAINNELVMEYLNKKTVKDLLVLLPHCIQLEDCELKITKDILICKKCGRCDIGGLAKIAEKYNLTMKVATGGTIARRLIKEKRPDVILAVACERDLLSGVLDTYPLPVLGVFNTRPNGPCINTMVDVDLIEEIIKLLNISPAGRREV, from the coding sequence TTGGACAATAGGTTAAAACCGGAAAAAAAACGGCTCTTTATAATACTTCTGTCGATAGTAGGCTCAACACTGGTTGTACTGACAGGCTTATTCTGGTATATATCCTATAAAGGCTTAGACTCCATATCAAAATTTGCCGGAAATATTTTCACACTTCTGATACTCGCTTTCGGAGTTTTTTTACTTTTTTCTGTTTTAGTGCTTGTTTTTACGATGATATCGGGTAAACAGTCCAAAATTGCCTCAAAACTGCGCGGCCCGCTGAATAAACTTCTTTTTCCTCTTGTAATAAAAGTTTCAAAACTCTTACATCTTGATAAAGACAGGATAACCCGATCTTTTATAGCAATAAATAACGAACTTGTAATGGAGTATCTCAATAAAAAAACTGTAAAAGATCTTCTTGTACTGCTGCCTCATTGTATTCAGCTGGAAGATTGTGAACTAAAAATCACAAAGGATATCTTAATATGCAAGAAATGTGGCAGATGCGATATAGGAGGTCTTGCAAAAATTGCAGAAAAGTATAATTTAACAATGAAAGTAGCCACAGGCGGAACCATTGCCAGACGTTTGATAAAAGAAAAACGTCCTGATGTCATTCTGGCTGTGGCTTGCGAAAGGGACCTGCTGAGTGGTGTTTTGGATACATATCCACTGCCCGTTCTCGGAGTTTTTAACACCAGGCCAAACGGACCTTGTATAAACACAATGGTGGATGTGGATCTTATTGAGGAAATAATAAAACTTTTAAATATATCACCCGCCGGCAGGCGGGAAGTGTAG
- the fmt gene encoding methionyl-tRNA formyltransferase — MKVIYMGTPGIAIKPLERLVNHPEINIPLVICQPDKPKGRGKKLAPPPVKEFAEKAGVEVYQPLTLKNNNELVQKISHIEPDFLVVVAYGRILPNNILNSAKYAPINVHFSLLPKYRGAAPVNWAVVNGEEHTGVTTMLMSEGLDEGDILLQKSVEIDLKNSIELSEELSELGAELIVKTLINFEHIQPRPQNHRLSSYAPVIKKKDGLIDWSESASQIERQIRGFQPWPSAFSYINGKMIKLFKAEVVQNIESSHEAGAIIEINKESFTVKCGKDCLRILELQMEGKKRTTVKNFLSGNKLEKGIRLGQ, encoded by the coding sequence ATGAAAGTTATATATATGGGGACTCCCGGCATTGCCATAAAACCTCTCGAAAGGCTGGTAAACCACCCTGAAATAAATATTCCTCTTGTTATATGCCAGCCGGATAAACCCAAAGGCAGAGGCAAAAAGCTTGCACCTCCACCGGTAAAAGAATTTGCCGAAAAAGCCGGAGTTGAAGTTTATCAGCCTTTAACATTAAAAAATAACAATGAGCTGGTGCAGAAAATCTCCCATATTGAGCCAGATTTTTTGGTAGTGGTGGCATACGGCAGGATTTTGCCGAATAACATTCTCAATTCCGCCAAATATGCCCCGATAAATGTGCATTTTTCGCTTCTGCCAAAATACAGGGGAGCGGCACCGGTTAACTGGGCTGTCGTTAATGGTGAAGAGCATACAGGGGTTACAACAATGCTCATGTCCGAGGGACTGGATGAGGGGGACATATTGCTCCAGAAATCAGTAGAAATCGATTTAAAAAACAGCATTGAGCTGTCAGAAGAACTGTCGGAACTCGGCGCTGAATTAATTGTAAAAACACTGATAAACTTTGAACATATACAGCCCAGACCGCAAAACCACCGTTTAAGCAGTTACGCTCCTGTTATCAAGAAAAAAGACGGGCTTATAGACTGGTCAGAAAGTGCATCGCAGATAGAAAGACAAATCAGAGGATTTCAACCCTGGCCATCGGCTTTTTCCTATATCAATGGTAAAATGATAAAACTTTTTAAAGCTGAGGTTGTCCAAAATATTGAATCTTCCCATGAAGCCGGGGCAATAATTGAAATTAACAAAGAATCTTTTACTGTTAAATGCGGTAAAGATTGCCTTCGGATACTGGAGCTGCAGATGGAAGGGAAAAAACGTACAACAGTTAAAAACTTTCTCTCCGGGAATAAATTAGAAAAGGGTATAAGACTTGGACAATAG